From a single Bradyrhizobium sediminis genomic region:
- the rfaD gene encoding ADP-glyceromanno-heptose 6-epimerase yields MLLVTGGAGFIGSNVVAALNDAGRADVAVCDVLGHDGKWRNLAKRQLADIVPPAELMGWLEGRRLDAIIHLGAISETTATDGDLVIETNFRLSMRLLDWCTANATPFIYASSAATYGDGAQGFRDDQSMSALKTLRPMNLYGWSKHLFDMAVAERAARSEKLPPQWVGLKFFNVFGPNEYHKGAMMSVLARRFDDIKAGKVVQLFKSHRDGIADGDQRRDFIYVDDVVRVMMWLLATPSVSGIYNVGTGKARSFRDLMLSAYAALGASANIQYIDMPEQIRGSYQYFTESDVGRLQRAGYNGGFTALEDAVGSYVRGFLDSADRFR; encoded by the coding sequence ATGTTGCTGGTGACCGGTGGCGCCGGTTTTATCGGATCGAACGTCGTGGCCGCGTTGAACGACGCAGGCCGCGCGGACGTGGCGGTGTGCGATGTGCTCGGCCATGACGGCAAATGGCGCAATCTCGCCAAACGCCAGCTTGCCGACATCGTGCCGCCGGCGGAACTGATGGGCTGGCTCGAGGGCCGCCGGCTCGATGCCATCATCCATCTCGGCGCCATCTCCGAGACCACGGCGACCGACGGCGATCTGGTGATCGAAACCAATTTCCGGCTGTCGATGCGGCTGCTCGACTGGTGCACGGCCAATGCGACGCCGTTCATCTACGCCTCGTCGGCGGCGACCTATGGCGATGGCGCGCAGGGCTTCCGCGACGACCAGTCGATGTCGGCGCTGAAGACGTTGCGGCCGATGAATCTGTACGGCTGGAGCAAGCATCTGTTCGACATGGCGGTCGCCGAGCGCGCGGCCAGGAGCGAGAAGCTGCCGCCGCAATGGGTGGGCCTGAAATTCTTCAACGTGTTCGGCCCCAACGAATATCACAAGGGCGCGATGATGAGCGTGCTGGCGCGGCGCTTCGACGATATCAAGGCCGGCAAAGTCGTGCAGTTGTTCAAGTCGCACCGCGACGGCATCGCCGACGGCGACCAGCGCCGCGATTTCATCTATGTCGACGATGTGGTGCGGGTGATGATGTGGCTGCTCGCGACACCGTCGGTCAGCGGCATCTACAACGTCGGCACCGGCAAGGCGCGCAGTTTCAGGGATCTGATGCTTTCGGCCTATGCCGCGCTCGGCGCGTCTGCGAATATCCAGTATATCGACATGCCCGAGCAGATTCGCGGCAGCTACCAGTATTTCACCGAGAGCGATGTCGGTCGGCTGCAGCGCGCCGGCTACAACGGCGGCTTCACGGCACTGGAAGACGCGGTCGGGAGTTACGTCAGGGGTTTTCTCGATTCCGCCGACCGCTTCCGCTGA
- the waaF gene encoding lipopolysaccharide heptosyltransferase II, with protein MNLDSAHKAIEDPGDTRPILIVPYMWIGDFVRGHTVVRVLKQRWPNRPVDLLVTSLCAPLVDYMPGVRAGIVWDLPRSRLALARQWGLAEQLRARGYGTALVLPRTWKSAIAPALAGIPERVGFVGEARFGLINQWRWGEKALPRFIDKNAALALPDGAPLPSEWPVPQLHVPPEESARWRQANGLGTGPAVALAPGSVGASKRWTYYPEAARLLAERGLDVWVVGGPGEKALAAEIVAAGGPRVRDLTGTDLRNGILAMAAASVAISNDSGLMHIAAAIGTPTMGIFGPTSPYHWAPLNGLAATVQTSTAVPCQPCHRPVCTMNDHRCMRDIPASDVVAIAGRVLAEAGAGVAR; from the coding sequence ATGAATCTTGATTCGGCACATAAGGCGATCGAGGACCCGGGCGATACCCGGCCGATCCTGATCGTCCCCTATATGTGGATCGGCGATTTCGTCCGCGGCCATACCGTGGTGCGGGTGCTGAAGCAGCGCTGGCCGAACCGGCCGGTCGATCTGCTCGTCACCTCGCTGTGCGCCCCGCTGGTCGATTATATGCCGGGGGTGCGCGCCGGGATCGTCTGGGACCTGCCGCGCAGCCGGCTGGCGCTGGCCAGGCAATGGGGCCTGGCCGAGCAGCTGAGGGCCAGGGGCTACGGCACCGCACTGGTGCTGCCCCGCACCTGGAAATCCGCCATTGCGCCAGCGCTGGCCGGCATTCCGGAACGGGTGGGGTTCGTCGGCGAGGCCCGGTTCGGCCTGATCAACCAATGGCGCTGGGGCGAAAAGGCCCTGCCCCGCTTCATCGACAAGAATGCGGCCCTGGCGCTACCCGATGGCGCGCCGCTGCCAAGCGAATGGCCGGTGCCGCAGCTCCATGTGCCGCCTGAGGAAAGCGCCCGCTGGCGGCAGGCCAACGGGCTTGGCACGGGCCCTGCCGTGGCTCTGGCGCCGGGCTCGGTCGGCGCGTCCAAGCGCTGGACCTACTACCCGGAAGCCGCGCGCCTGCTGGCCGAACGGGGCCTCGATGTCTGGGTGGTCGGCGGCCCCGGCGAAAAGGCGCTGGCGGCCGAGATCGTGGCCGCAGGCGGACCTCGCGTCCGCGACCTCACCGGCACCGACCTGCGCAACGGCATTCTGGCGATGGCGGCGGCCAGCGTCGCGATATCGAACGATTCCGGGCTGATGCATATTGCGGCGGCGATCGGCACGCCAACCATGGGGATTTTCGGCCCCACCAGCCCCTATCACTGGGCGCCGCTGAACGGCCTCGCCGCGACGGTGCAGACCAGCACCGCGGTGCCATGCCAGCCCTGCCACCGCCCGGTCTGCACCATGAACGACCACCGCTGCATGCGCGACATTCCCGCTTCCGACGTGGTTGCGATCGCCGGGCGTGTGCTGGCCGAGGCCGGAGCCGGCGTTGCACGCTGA
- a CDS encoding glycosyltransferase family 2 protein → MKISVVTASYNSQATIGSTIESFLAQDHPEKEMLVIDGASGDATLKIVESFGSNAIRVFSERDKGVYDAMNKGFRLFQGDAIGFLNSDDTFHDSGTLSGIAAALQDADIVYGDLNMVTDHRTKRLVRSWRGGTFRRNSFQLGWVPPHPTFYMRREVAQKVGDYDLSYVTTADYDYMLRALALNDFRVRYIPRVIADFQMGGISTQGWRVTLRGNLECLRSRRAHLNAPVIDAAFFLRFLRRIFQLRASGL, encoded by the coding sequence ATGAAGATCAGCGTCGTAACAGCCAGTTACAATTCGCAGGCAACGATTGGCTCTACGATCGAGTCGTTCCTCGCGCAGGACCATCCCGAAAAAGAAATGCTGGTGATCGACGGTGCGTCCGGCGATGCAACGCTGAAAATCGTCGAGTCCTTCGGTTCCAACGCGATCCGTGTCTTCTCGGAGAGGGACAAAGGCGTCTACGACGCGATGAACAAGGGTTTTCGCCTGTTTCAGGGCGACGCCATCGGGTTTCTGAATTCCGACGACACCTTTCACGATTCCGGCACGCTAAGCGGCATCGCCGCGGCATTGCAGGACGCCGATATCGTCTATGGCGACCTCAACATGGTGACGGATCATCGCACCAAGCGCCTGGTGCGCTCATGGCGCGGAGGAACGTTCAGGCGCAATTCGTTCCAGCTCGGCTGGGTGCCGCCCCACCCCACCTTCTACATGCGAAGGGAAGTCGCCCAAAAGGTCGGCGACTACGATTTGAGCTATGTCACCACCGCCGACTACGACTACATGCTGCGGGCGCTGGCGCTGAACGATTTCAGGGTGCGCTACATCCCCCGGGTCATCGCCGACTTCCAGATGGGCGGTATCAGCACCCAGGGCTGGCGCGTCACGCTGCGCGGAAACCTGGAATGCCTGCGGTCGCGGCGGGCGCATCTGAATGCGCCGGTCATCGACGCCGCGTTCTTCCTGCGCTTCCTCAGGCGGATATTCCAGCTCCGGGCATCAGGGCTGTAG
- a CDS encoding SDR family NAD(P)-dependent oxidoreductase yields the protein MTRLSNLTLRNVLIATHDALATAFALVASFYLRFEGDAFFDRLPLLLRILPWFVAFSVVVSYAFNLTTTKWRFISLPDALNILRVATVLTIGLLVLDYIFVAPNVHGMPVAPNVQGAFFLGKITIILYWFLEVSFLSALRFAYRYFRYTRVRHHAKAEDASATLLVGRAADAEILLRGIESGAVRRIWPVGLLSPSPADRGQTIRNIPVLGGIDDIEDVIGDFARRNKPITRVVMTPSAFDPEAHPESVLMRARRLGLIVSRLPSLESGEAPRLTNVAVEDLLLRPSEKIDYGRLEALVKDKAVIVTGGGGSIGSEICDRVVTFGAARLLVIEHSEPALYAVTETLAAHQSNAAIEGRIADIRDRERILRLMNEFKPDIVFHAAALKHVPILERDWSEGVKTNIFGSVNVADAALAAGAEAMVMISTDKAIEPVSMLGLTKRFAEMYCQALDHDLAAQLDGKPRMRLISVRFGNVLASNGSVVPKFKAQIEAGGPVTVTHPEMVRYFMTIREACDLVLTAATHALSPSRADVSVYVLNMGQPVRIVDLAERMIRLSGLQPGHDIDIVFSGMRPGERLNEILFASEEPAIEIGVAGIMAAKPNEPPMASLRKWLATLEQAIAGDDRATIKVVLKDAVPEFGSGAPAEAAASSAPSLQP from the coding sequence ATGACGCGTTTATCAAATCTGACCCTGCGCAACGTGCTGATCGCCACGCACGACGCCCTGGCGACGGCGTTCGCGCTGGTTGCGAGCTTCTATCTGCGCTTCGAGGGCGACGCCTTTTTCGATCGCCTGCCGCTATTGCTGCGGATCCTGCCCTGGTTCGTCGCCTTCAGCGTGGTCGTGAGCTACGCCTTCAATCTCACCACCACGAAATGGCGTTTCATTTCGCTGCCCGACGCGTTGAATATCCTGCGGGTGGCGACCGTGCTGACGATCGGCCTGCTGGTGCTGGACTATATTTTCGTCGCACCGAACGTTCACGGCATGCCGGTGGCGCCGAATGTTCAGGGCGCCTTCTTTCTCGGCAAGATCACCATCATCCTCTACTGGTTTCTCGAGGTGTCGTTCCTGAGCGCGTTGCGCTTTGCCTATCGGTATTTCCGCTACACGCGGGTGCGCCATCACGCGAAGGCGGAAGACGCCTCGGCGACCTTGCTGGTCGGCCGCGCCGCCGATGCCGAAATCCTGTTGCGCGGCATCGAAAGCGGCGCCGTCAGGCGGATCTGGCCGGTCGGCCTGTTGTCGCCGTCGCCGGCCGATCGCGGTCAGACCATCCGGAATATCCCCGTGCTCGGCGGTATCGACGATATCGAGGACGTGATCGGCGATTTCGCACGGCGCAACAAGCCAATCACGCGCGTGGTGATGACGCCATCGGCGTTCGATCCCGAAGCGCATCCCGAATCCGTGCTGATGCGGGCGCGCCGGCTCGGGCTGATCGTCAGCCGGCTGCCGTCGCTGGAGAGCGGAGAGGCGCCGCGGCTGACCAATGTCGCGGTCGAGGACCTGCTGCTGCGTCCCAGCGAAAAAATCGACTACGGGCGTCTCGAAGCGCTGGTGAAGGACAAGGCGGTGATCGTCACCGGCGGCGGCGGATCGATCGGCTCGGAGATCTGCGACCGTGTCGTGACCTTCGGTGCCGCGCGGCTGTTGGTGATCGAACATTCCGAGCCGGCGCTCTATGCGGTGACGGAAACCCTGGCCGCGCACCAAAGCAATGCCGCGATCGAGGGAAGGATCGCCGACATCCGCGATCGCGAACGCATCCTGCGGCTGATGAACGAATTCAAGCCGGATATCGTGTTTCACGCCGCGGCGCTCAAGCACGTCCCGATCCTCGAGCGCGACTGGAGCGAGGGGGTCAAGACCAACATCTTCGGATCGGTCAACGTCGCCGACGCGGCGCTGGCGGCAGGCGCCGAGGCGATGGTGATGATCTCGACCGACAAGGCGATCGAGCCGGTCTCGATGCTGGGGCTGACCAAGCGGTTCGCCGAGATGTATTGCCAGGCGCTCGATCACGATCTGGCGGCGCAGCTCGACGGCAAGCCGCGGATGCGGCTGATCTCGGTGAGGTTCGGCAACGTGCTGGCCTCGAACGGGTCGGTGGTGCCGAAGTTCAAGGCGCAGATCGAGGCCGGCGGGCCGGTCACGGTCACCCACCCCGAGATGGTCAGGTACTTCATGACGATCCGGGAAGCCTGCGACCTGGTGCTGACGGCGGCCACCCATGCGCTGTCGCCGTCGCGCGCGGACGTGTCGGTCTACGTGCTCAATATGGGCCAGCCGGTCAGGATCGTCGATCTTGCCGAGCGCATGATCCGGCTGTCCGGCCTGCAGCCGGGACACGACATCGATATCGTCTTCAGCGGCATGCGGCCGGGAGAGCGGCTGAACGAAATCCTGTTCGCCAGCGAGGAGCCCGCGATCGAGATCGGCGTTGCCGGGATCATGGCGGCCAAGCCCAACGAGCCGCCGATGGCCTCCTTGCGAAAATGGCTGGCGACGCTCGAACAGGCGATCGCCGGGGATGACCGGGCCACCATCAAGGTCGTCTTGAAGGATGCCGTGCCGGAGTTCGGTTCGGGCGCGCCGGCCGAGGCGGCGGCGTCCTCCGCGCCGTCGCTACAGCCCTGA
- the rfaE1 gene encoding D-glycero-beta-D-manno-heptose-7-phosphate kinase produces the protein MFDFEALSHAIASRTVLCVGDLMLDEFVYGEVSRISPEAPAPVIAVQRSEINIGGAGNVARNIASLGARCIFVGLIGDDDSGATLQSALAQESGIESVLVCDPSRPTTRKVRFVSEHFSTHMLRADWELAQPAAADIEQKLIDAILPRLARVDIVLLSDYAKGVLTARVIRNVIDAARKLGKRVIVDPKSANFAIYRGATLLTPNRKEFAEATRSRADTENSIAAAAGEAMQLADCEAILVTQSEHGMTLVPRNGEAIHVPAHPVKVSDVSGAGDTVAAALAVTLAAGADWETALRMANAAAAVAVGKKGTASVTPAELRRKILPHAFLAAEEKIIAAGGGLDAQLSDWRKQGLRVGFTNGCFDILHPGHVKVLTAARAACDRLIVGLNSDASVKRLKGEGRPVQDERARAEVLAALEAVDLVVIFEEDTPIGLITAIKPSVLVKGGDYSRDQVVGHEIVEAEGGEVLLVDVLPGFSTTSLVNRARGDGA, from the coding sequence ATGTTCGATTTTGAAGCCCTGTCGCATGCGATTGCCAGCCGGACGGTGCTCTGCGTCGGCGATCTCATGCTCGACGAATTCGTCTATGGCGAGGTATCGCGTATTTCGCCGGAGGCGCCAGCGCCGGTGATTGCGGTCCAGCGCAGCGAGATCAATATCGGCGGCGCCGGCAACGTCGCGCGCAACATCGCCTCGCTCGGCGCGCGCTGCATCTTTGTCGGGCTGATCGGCGACGACGATTCGGGGGCGACGCTGCAATCGGCGCTGGCACAGGAAAGCGGAATCGAAAGCGTGCTGGTGTGCGACCCGTCGCGGCCGACGACGCGGAAGGTGCGCTTCGTCTCCGAGCATTTCTCCACCCACATGCTGCGCGCGGACTGGGAGCTGGCGCAGCCTGCGGCAGCCGATATCGAGCAGAAACTGATCGACGCCATCCTGCCGCGGCTCGCCCGCGTCGACATCGTGCTGCTGTCCGACTATGCCAAGGGCGTGCTCACCGCTCGCGTGATCCGCAACGTCATCGACGCCGCGCGCAAACTCGGCAAGCGCGTGATCGTCGATCCCAAGAGCGCCAATTTCGCGATCTACCGCGGCGCGACGCTGCTGACGCCCAACCGCAAGGAATTCGCGGAGGCGACCCGCAGCCGCGCCGATACCGAAAACAGCATTGCCGCAGCCGCGGGGGAAGCGATGCAACTGGCGGACTGCGAAGCCATCCTGGTGACGCAGAGCGAACACGGCATGACGCTGGTGCCGCGCAACGGCGAGGCCATCCATGTGCCGGCGCATCCGGTCAAGGTGAGCGACGTCTCCGGCGCCGGCGACACCGTCGCCGCGGCGCTGGCGGTGACGCTGGCGGCGGGGGCCGATTGGGAGACGGCGCTTAGGATGGCTAATGCGGCGGCCGCGGTTGCCGTCGGCAAGAAGGGCACCGCCAGCGTGACGCCGGCGGAACTGCGGCGCAAGATTCTGCCGCATGCGTTCCTCGCGGCGGAGGAAAAGATCATCGCGGCAGGCGGCGGCCTCGACGCGCAGCTTTCGGATTGGCGCAAGCAGGGATTGCGGGTCGGCTTCACCAACGGTTGTTTCGACATACTGCATCCCGGCCACGTCAAGGTATTGACCGCGGCGCGCGCCGCCTGCGACCGGCTGATCGTCGGTCTCAACAGCGACGCATCGGTAAAGCGGCTGAAGGGCGAGGGACGTCCGGTCCAGGACGAGCGCGCCCGCGCCGAAGTGCTGGCGGCGCTGGAGGCGGTCGATCTCGTGGTCATTTTCGAGGAAGACACGCCGATCGGACTAATCACCGCGATCAAGCCGAGCGTGTTGGTGAAGGGGGGGGACTACAGCCGCGATCAGGTCGTGGGCCACGAGATCGTCGAAGCCGAAGGCGGCGAAGTGCTGCTGGTGGACGTGTTGCCGGGCTTCTCGACGACCTCGCTGGTCAATCGCGCGCGCGGAGACGGGGCGTGA
- a CDS encoding lysylphosphatidylglycerol synthase transmembrane domain-containing protein, whose protein sequence is MRRILLSAAKILISAALLYLALRKVDFYELASRFNVASLGWIGLAIAVSFLQIFVGVLRWREISAECGAPLGTAQAMRYNVIGTFFNQTLPSSIGGDAVRLWLLARAGAGWRAATYSIFVDRAIGLIALAVIIVASLPWSYRLISDPHGRSALLFVDLAALAGGTGFLILGRLPWPWLKRWWGTHHLHACSVIANRVIFSRQRGPKIAVLSSLVHVLTIVIAWCVVQSIAAPVVFGQIFQLIPPVMLITMLPISIAGWGVREATMGLAFGYAGLVTSEGVNISLLFGAVSFIVGACGGLVWIFSAEKAAQGAAPIEASE, encoded by the coding sequence ATGCGCCGGATACTGCTTTCAGCGGCAAAAATACTGATCTCCGCGGCGCTGCTTTATCTCGCGCTCCGCAAGGTCGATTTTTACGAACTCGCCTCGCGCTTCAACGTCGCCAGCCTGGGCTGGATCGGCCTCGCCATCGCGGTGTCGTTCCTGCAGATCTTCGTCGGCGTGCTGCGCTGGCGCGAGATCAGCGCCGAGTGCGGCGCGCCGCTCGGAACCGCGCAGGCGATGCGCTACAACGTCATCGGAACGTTCTTCAATCAGACGCTGCCGTCCTCGATCGGCGGCGACGCGGTGCGGCTGTGGCTGTTGGCGCGCGCCGGCGCCGGATGGCGCGCCGCGACCTACTCCATCTTCGTCGACCGCGCGATCGGCCTGATCGCGCTTGCGGTCATCATCGTGGCAAGCCTGCCATGGAGTTACAGGCTGATCAGCGATCCCCATGGCCGATCGGCGCTGCTGTTCGTCGATCTCGCCGCCCTTGCCGGCGGAACGGGATTCCTGATCCTTGGCAGGTTGCCGTGGCCGTGGCTGAAGCGGTGGTGGGGCACGCATCACCTGCACGCCTGCTCGGTGATCGCCAACCGCGTCATCTTCAGCCGGCAGCGCGGACCGAAAATCGCGGTGCTGTCGTCGCTGGTCCACGTTCTCACCATCGTCATCGCCTGGTGCGTGGTGCAATCGATCGCCGCGCCGGTCGTGTTCGGCCAGATCTTCCAGCTGATTCCGCCGGTGATGCTGATCACCATGCTGCCGATCTCGATCGCCGGCTGGGGCGTCCGCGAGGCCACCATGGGCCTGGCGTTCGGCTATGCCGGGCTGGTGACAAGCGAAGGCGTGAACATCTCGCTGCTGTTCGGGGCAGTATCCTTCATCGTCGGCGCCTGCGGCGGGCTGGTGTGGATTTTCAGCGCCGAGAAGGCGGCGCAAGGCGCTGCGCCGATCGAGGCCTCCGAATAA
- a CDS encoding SDR family NAD(P)-dependent oxidoreductase, with protein MADQTILVTGAAGFIGFHVACRLLAEGRNVFGLDNLSGSYDPALKQARLNILRENPRFDFVQTDLADRRSMASLFQQYRFTVVVHLAAQPGVRYSIDNPHAYVDANLEGFVNVLEGCRHNGCRHLIYASSSSVYGVNAKLPFSVDDRTDHPISFYAATKKANEVMAYSYSHLYRLPVTGLRFFTIYGPWGRPDMAVFLFTKAIAEGTPVRLFNHGRMRRDFTHVDDVSRVVLRLVDRVPASEGETGVPPAKLYNVGNNHPEELMHVVSILEKELGRTAIKDMLPMQPGDVMETFADVEDLMRDFGFRPETSIEAGLRDFVAWYRSHYKV; from the coding sequence ATGGCGGATCAAACAATATTGGTCACGGGTGCGGCCGGCTTCATCGGCTTTCACGTTGCCTGCCGGTTGCTGGCGGAAGGCCGCAACGTTTTCGGCCTGGACAACCTCAGCGGTTCCTACGATCCCGCCTTGAAGCAGGCGCGGCTGAATATCCTGCGCGAGAATCCGCGGTTCGATTTCGTCCAGACCGACCTTGCGGATCGCCGGTCGATGGCGTCGCTGTTTCAGCAATACCGGTTCACGGTGGTGGTTCACCTGGCGGCCCAGCCCGGCGTTCGCTATTCGATCGACAATCCCCACGCCTATGTCGACGCCAATCTCGAAGGCTTCGTCAATGTCCTGGAAGGATGCCGGCACAATGGATGCCGTCATCTGATCTATGCGTCGTCGTCGTCGGTATACGGCGTCAACGCGAAGCTGCCGTTTTCCGTCGATGACAGGACGGACCATCCGATCAGCTTCTACGCCGCGACCAAGAAGGCCAACGAAGTGATGGCCTATTCCTACAGCCATCTCTATCGGCTTCCGGTCACCGGCCTGCGGTTTTTCACGATCTACGGGCCGTGGGGACGGCCCGATATGGCGGTTTTCCTGTTCACCAAGGCCATCGCCGAGGGCACGCCGGTCAGGCTTTTTAACCATGGCAGGATGCGGCGGGATTTTACCCATGTCGATGACGTCAGCCGTGTAGTATTGCGCCTTGTCGATCGGGTTCCGGCAAGTGAGGGTGAAACCGGAGTGCCGCCGGCCAAGCTTTACAATGTCGGTAACAATCACCCGGAAGAACTCATGCACGTCGTGTCAATTCTGGAGAAGGAGTTGGGCCGCACGGCGATAAAGGATATGTTGCCGATGCAGCCCGGCGACGTCATGGAGACTTTCGCGGATGTCGAGGACCTGATGCGGGACTTCGGCTTCCGGCCCGAGACGTCCATCGAGGCTGGTCTGCGCGATTTCGTCGCGTGGTATCGCAGTCACTACAAGGTTTGA